In uncultured Desulfuromusa sp., a genomic segment contains:
- a CDS encoding zinc dependent phospholipase C family protein: MYRLFVLLLLLLLVFPVNAFAWGAGVHLGLGLRLLAAPEALPAVLQALLATHPMDFLYGCIAADITLGKKHTHHLEHCHNWRIGRKLLAQSKRENPAAQACAYGYLAHLAADTIAHNYFVPYKLAMTYNTTLLNHAYWEIRADIGVRDETWETARLLAKQDNRQNDRMLNKVLSDTIFSFRTNKKIFNSMMLVTRLQNWHKLINSISERSKWKFEEEEHNEYMAMGLEAVNGILGDESSPYWNADPTGDRALTAASLIRKNMNYLWLEGKLHQEDSDLILEELRNRFKLGITNPDEILPLFTAV, from the coding sequence GCCGGTGTTCACCTGGGGCTGGGCTTACGTTTGCTGGCTGCACCGGAAGCGCTACCAGCAGTCCTCCAGGCCCTTCTGGCGACTCACCCTATGGATTTCCTGTACGGCTGTATTGCTGCAGATATTACCTTAGGAAAAAAACATACCCATCATTTGGAACATTGCCACAACTGGCGTATTGGTCGCAAGCTTCTCGCACAAAGCAAGCGAGAAAATCCCGCAGCTCAAGCTTGTGCTTACGGGTATCTGGCGCACTTGGCAGCAGACACCATAGCACACAATTATTTTGTCCCTTATAAATTGGCAATGACCTACAATACGACTCTCCTCAATCATGCTTACTGGGAAATTCGTGCTGATATCGGAGTTCGCGATGAAACCTGGGAAACGGCGCGGCTATTGGCCAAGCAGGATAACCGGCAAAATGACAGGATGTTAAATAAGGTTCTGTCTGACACTATTTTTTCTTTTCGAACCAATAAAAAAATTTTTAACTCCATGATGTTGGTCACACGGCTGCAAAATTGGCATAAGCTTATCAATTCAATTTCTGAACGATCCAAATGGAAATTTGAAGAAGAAGAGCATAATGAATATATGGCCATGGGACTTGAGGCCGTCAACGGCATTCTTGGCGATGAAAGCAGCCCCTACTGGAATGCTGATCCTACTGGAGATAGAGCTTTGACTGCGGCAAGTCTTATCAGAAAAAACATGAACTACCTCTGGCTTGAAGGAAAACTGCATCAAGAGGATTCAGATCTCATTCTCGAAGAATTACGCAACCGCTTTAAACTGGGTATTACCAACCCGGATGAAATACTGCCCTTATTTACGGCTGTTTAA
- the coaBC gene encoding bifunctional phosphopantothenoylcysteine decarboxylase/phosphopantothenate--cysteine ligase CoaBC, with product MFQGKSIVLGISGGIAVYKAVELLRLFTKAGADVHIIMTKNACEFVTPLTFQTLSGNPVHTDLFNLSQEQEIDHISLADRADLFVLAPATANLVGKIAQGLADDLLTTSIMATKAPVLVVPAMNSNMYENPVYQRNQKQLVEFGYHVMEPASGSLACGWEGKGKLPDPVEIFAVAESVFTPKDLLGCHVLVTAGPTREAIDPVRYVSNYSSGKMGFAIAAAAQQRGAQVLLIAGPTDLTVPVGVRCIPVFSANEMHAAVFGHLENIDVVVKAAAVADYKPVDSMPQKMKKTTDELTLHLEKTPDILAELGKQKEGRVLVGFAAETERLLAHAAEKLQKKNLDLIVANDITQEGAGFDVDTNIVRFLHANGRVEELEKMSKAEVAQQLLNQVALLWKLKQP from the coding sequence ATGTTTCAGGGTAAAAGTATTGTTCTTGGAATAAGTGGCGGGATAGCCGTTTATAAAGCGGTTGAGCTTCTACGACTCTTCACCAAGGCTGGTGCGGATGTTCATATTATCATGACAAAGAATGCTTGTGAGTTTGTCACCCCTCTGACATTTCAAACGCTCTCCGGTAATCCGGTACATACCGATCTTTTTAATCTTTCTCAAGAACAGGAGATCGATCATATTTCTCTCGCTGATAGAGCTGATCTTTTTGTCTTAGCTCCTGCGACAGCAAACCTGGTTGGCAAGATTGCTCAAGGTCTTGCTGATGATTTACTCACGACCAGTATTATGGCAACCAAGGCCCCGGTTTTGGTTGTTCCGGCGATGAACAGCAATATGTATGAAAATCCTGTTTATCAACGCAATCAAAAACAACTGGTTGAGTTTGGCTATCATGTTATGGAACCAGCAAGCGGATCACTGGCTTGTGGCTGGGAGGGGAAGGGGAAACTCCCGGATCCTGTAGAAATTTTTGCTGTCGCTGAATCAGTCTTTACACCGAAAGACCTTCTTGGGTGCCATGTTTTAGTGACTGCTGGGCCGACGCGGGAAGCGATAGACCCAGTACGATATGTATCAAATTATTCTTCCGGGAAAATGGGGTTTGCCATCGCAGCAGCCGCTCAGCAACGGGGAGCACAAGTTCTTTTGATTGCTGGCCCCACAGATTTAACCGTACCGGTCGGGGTCCGCTGTATACCGGTTTTTTCGGCAAACGAAATGCATGCGGCTGTTTTTGGTCATCTGGAAAATATCGATGTTGTGGTGAAAGCTGCTGCTGTGGCCGATTATAAACCGGTTGATAGCATGCCCCAAAAAATGAAAAAAACAACGGATGAATTGACTCTGCATCTTGAAAAAACTCCTGATATCCTTGCTGAACTTGGGAAACAAAAGGAGGGCAGGGTTCTGGTCGGTTTTGCTGCAGAAACTGAACGTTTGTTGGCTCACGCGGCTGAAAAGCTACAGAAGAAAAATCTTGATCTGATTGTTGCCAACGATATTACTCAGGAGGGGGCAGGGTTTGATGTTGATACCAATATTGTTCGTTTTCTTCATGCCAATGGGAGGGTTGAAGAGCTGGAAAAGATGAGTAAGGCAGAAGTTGCTCAGCAACTATTGAATCAAGTTGCCCTGTTGTGGAAACTTAAACAGCCGTAA
- a CDS encoding MBL fold metallo-hydrolase, translating to MIFATLPTGPLEVNCYIIGCEKTMKAAVIDPGGNADRILQRLSALKLQTVMIINTHGHFDHIGGNGDLLKATGAELIIHRDDSILLERAGEHAAAFGLRAEPSPAPTRLLNGDETLQLGELTLQVIHTPGHSPGGVCLYVDDYLFVGDTLFAGSIGRTDLPGGHHQLLIAGIKEKLLPLPENTKVYPGHGPMTTIGEEKLHNPFLS from the coding sequence TTGATTTTCGCAACTTTACCCACCGGACCACTCGAAGTTAATTGCTACATCATCGGTTGTGAAAAGACGATGAAAGCAGCGGTTATCGATCCAGGTGGAAATGCTGATCGAATTTTACAGCGACTCTCTGCACTCAAGTTACAAACTGTCATGATTATCAATACCCATGGTCATTTTGATCATATTGGCGGCAATGGCGACTTGTTGAAGGCCACCGGTGCTGAGTTAATCATTCATCGCGATGATAGCATTTTACTCGAGCGCGCAGGGGAACATGCTGCCGCTTTTGGTTTGCGAGCAGAGCCTTCTCCTGCACCAACACGTTTATTAAATGGAGACGAGACTCTACAACTGGGGGAACTCACACTTCAGGTTATTCATACTCCGGGACATTCACCGGGGGGAGTATGTCTTTATGTCGATGATTATCTTTTTGTTGGTGATACCTTGTTCGCAGGCTCTATCGGAAGGACCGATTTGCCTGGAGGTCATCATCAATTACTGATTGCCGGGATTAAAGAAAAATTATTACCATTGCCTGAGAACACCAAGGTTTACCCCGGCCATGGACCGATGACGACGATTGGTGAAGAAAAACTCCATAACCCTTTCTTGAGCTGA
- a CDS encoding HD domain-containing protein: MNNEKKIYINQIKERDRVESIFLVRDKITAMAKNGKPYMTLKLMDRTGEVEGRIWDQVDRFSIMFAKDDFIQVNAKASVYMGKMQLIVQDLTKVDEGLVELGDFLPVSKRSAEEMREELDRVLASLVDPHIDALLRSFFDDPEFFSLYSKAPAAKAMHHVFLGGLLEHSLAVVALATDVAARYSQVNRDLLICGALLHDVGKVKELSYVRSFDYTDEGKLLGHIVIGVQMIEDRIRTLSDFPHELSMLIKHLLLSHHGQYDYGSPKRPKFLEAVILNFIDDLDSKINGVQTHIDKEPDREENWTQYHRLYDRYFYKGLKSSPQTKNQPATDKTAVSPEPQNKPQGEKRQRFDRPLGSTLGDQLREKNLDLFSTLSGKGEVS; this comes from the coding sequence GTGAATAATGAAAAGAAAATCTATATCAATCAAATAAAAGAACGTGATCGGGTTGAATCTATTTTTCTGGTGCGGGATAAAATTACCGCCATGGCTAAAAATGGTAAACCCTATATGACGTTAAAGCTGATGGATCGTACCGGTGAGGTTGAAGGGCGGATCTGGGATCAGGTTGATCGTTTTTCAATAATGTTTGCAAAGGATGATTTTATCCAGGTCAATGCTAAAGCCAGCGTTTATATGGGGAAAATGCAGCTGATTGTCCAAGATTTAACAAAAGTCGATGAAGGTCTGGTTGAGCTTGGGGATTTCCTTCCCGTTTCAAAGCGCTCGGCAGAGGAAATGCGAGAAGAACTTGATCGTGTCCTGGCATCACTTGTCGATCCGCATATAGATGCTTTGCTCCGATCTTTTTTTGACGACCCTGAATTTTTCTCTCTTTACAGCAAGGCCCCGGCTGCCAAAGCTATGCATCATGTTTTTCTTGGTGGCTTGTTGGAGCATTCACTTGCTGTTGTTGCTTTGGCGACGGATGTCGCGGCACGCTATTCACAAGTCAATCGAGATTTGTTGATTTGTGGCGCTTTATTGCATGATGTCGGTAAGGTCAAAGAGCTATCATATGTCCGTTCGTTTGATTATACGGACGAGGGAAAGTTGCTCGGTCACATTGTCATCGGAGTGCAAATGATCGAAGACAGAATTCGCACACTGAGTGATTTTCCACACGAATTATCCATGTTGATTAAGCACCTGCTGCTCTCACACCATGGACAATACGATTATGGTTCTCCCAAAAGGCCTAAGTTTCTTGAAGCCGTTATCCTGAACTTTATTGATGATCTTGATTCAAAAATTAACGGTGTCCAGACTCATATTGATAAAGAGCCCGATCGCGAAGAGAATTGGACTCAATACCATCGTCTTTATGATCGTTATTTTTATAAGGGATTAAAGTCATCTCCTCAGACTAAAAATCAACCGGCAACAGATAAGACTGCAGTTTCTCCGGAACCACAAAACAAGCCTCAGGGTGAAAAGCGGCAGCGTTTTGACCGGCCACTTGGCTCTACTTTAGGAGATCAGCTAAGAGAAAAAAATCTTGACTTGTTTTCAACCTTATCAGGGAAAGGAGAGGTATCTTGA